In Candidatus Sedimenticola sp. (ex Thyasira tokunagai), the following proteins share a genomic window:
- a CDS encoding DEAD/DEAH box helicase family protein, producing MATTPKKKARKKKQPQLPFSRQLILNQWLFSLFGFDSLDGRYRIHERDVPLLEALRDRHQMMGEVVGRNSEGEHEIVQRLLNEAQGLPGISDEELREYDRNIKHLTESINDGRALAREEPVEWKYFQYLMLLFTEVYLDWLFRKPGDLRNALNQQVAAWNEQHSDQPPLTTLDEDELPWLQLNKIAYWSATGSGKTLIMHANILQYRHYLERYGNTKDLGCIILLTPNEGLTRQHLVELETSGIHATPFSKNQGSLFADAVIVIDINKFRDEAKAKTVATASFGNNNLVLVDEGHRGSSGEEWLRHRNALCEKGFSFEYSATFAQAAMARDDRRQLYSKAILFDYSYRFFYGDGYGKQSQILNLQRNLDDNDHYAYLVASLLSFYQQRRLFDDQKGKLKPFNIEPPLWIFVSSKVTAGLSDKEAPDMIEVLQFLDKVVKNKEATVSAIRRLLDNGMVGAGGIDLLSGRFEYLKALADEPEALYADLLERLFHSAGGHLYVENISGVAGEIALRAGASDIPFGVINVGDDSKLTKLCEKAGLAVQDSRFSASLFGDINKPDSRINVLIGSKKFTEGWSSWRASNMTLMNVGKSEGAQIIQLFGRGVRLKGWSETLKRSAEIIPQLPEGQERPKHIGILETLNIFGVKADYIAQFRKELEEEEIPINEGLEEYRLPLVHIKPLPGNLSVIRLKESIAGRALGGQGSAFSQLAEQVLLLPPKMLKSQEKDYFINPARITLDWYPQVKSFATDRQGQQEVGRHSGKLGALHIAMLDMDRLYFDLLTFKRDKRWASLTLSRDWIVEIIADPSWYTLYVPKETLLPGALDGLRTWYDITLTLLKKYTEAFYAWRRKQWEADKLEYRPLIGDKEVFPGVSEETPDGSYVLTVDRIRHETLINQLDKLRGEIQAGNIAKWRGQKPSGLELLWCERHLYQPLLAQHDKEVEVAPVPLNKGEQQLVEDMQKAMENAVFKGFEAYLLRNESRGDGVGFFLEGGFYPDFILWLIQGSKQKIVFIDPKGLRNHKPEDPKVQFYKTIKSIEADLHAQDSANKDIELHAFLVSNTMASMLESQWSGDGRSVTKQDMEEWNILFQIDDADDYVLNMVKRVM from the coding sequence ATGGCTACGACACCCAAGAAAAAGGCCCGCAAGAAGAAACAACCACAGCTGCCGTTCAGTCGCCAGCTTATTTTAAATCAATGGCTGTTTTCCCTGTTCGGCTTTGATTCGCTGGATGGCCGCTATCGTATTCACGAGCGCGATGTGCCGCTACTGGAGGCGTTGCGTGACCGTCACCAGATGATGGGTGAAGTGGTTGGCCGCAATAGTGAAGGTGAGCACGAGATTGTTCAGCGCCTGCTTAATGAAGCGCAAGGTTTGCCTGGTATCAGCGATGAGGAGCTGCGAGAGTACGACCGCAATATCAAACACCTGACCGAGAGCATCAATGATGGTCGTGCCCTGGCACGAGAGGAGCCGGTGGAGTGGAAGTATTTTCAGTACCTGATGCTGCTGTTTACCGAGGTCTATCTGGATTGGCTGTTCCGCAAACCGGGAGACCTTAGGAACGCGCTCAACCAACAGGTTGCGGCCTGGAATGAACAACATTCGGATCAGCCACCGCTCACCACACTGGACGAAGATGAGCTGCCCTGGCTGCAACTTAACAAAATAGCCTACTGGAGTGCCACCGGCTCAGGAAAAACGCTGATCATGCATGCCAATATCCTGCAGTATCGGCACTATCTAGAGAGGTACGGCAACACAAAGGATCTTGGTTGTATCATTCTCCTGACACCCAACGAGGGCCTTACCCGACAGCATCTGGTGGAGCTGGAAACATCCGGCATCCACGCCACGCCCTTCAGCAAGAACCAGGGATCACTGTTTGCTGATGCGGTCATCGTTATCGACATCAACAAATTCCGTGACGAGGCCAAGGCGAAGACAGTCGCCACAGCCTCCTTCGGCAACAATAACCTGGTGCTGGTAGATGAAGGCCATCGTGGCTCCTCAGGTGAAGAGTGGTTGCGTCATCGAAATGCGCTGTGTGAGAAAGGGTTCTCTTTTGAATACTCCGCCACCTTTGCCCAGGCAGCCATGGCGCGCGATGATCGCCGTCAGCTCTATAGCAAGGCGATCCTGTTCGACTACTCCTACCGTTTCTTCTACGGTGACGGCTACGGCAAACAGTCCCAGATTCTCAATCTGCAGAGGAACCTGGACGACAATGATCACTACGCATACCTGGTGGCGTCACTGCTGAGTTTCTACCAGCAGCGACGCCTTTTCGACGACCAGAAGGGAAAACTCAAGCCCTTCAACATCGAACCACCACTGTGGATCTTCGTCAGCAGCAAGGTCACCGCTGGCCTCTCGGACAAAGAGGCCCCAGATATGATTGAGGTGCTGCAATTCCTCGACAAGGTGGTCAAGAATAAAGAGGCGACCGTCTCGGCTATCCGCAGGCTGCTGGACAATGGCATGGTCGGTGCCGGCGGCATAGACCTGCTCTCTGGTCGTTTTGAGTATCTGAAGGCACTGGCAGATGAGCCGGAAGCACTCTACGCTGACCTGCTGGAGCGACTGTTTCATAGCGCAGGCGGCCACCTCTATGTGGAAAATATCAGTGGCGTTGCGGGTGAAATTGCCTTGCGTGCAGGTGCATCGGATATTCCTTTCGGGGTGATCAACGTCGGTGATGACAGCAAACTGACCAAACTATGCGAAAAGGCCGGCTTGGCAGTGCAGGACTCCCGTTTCTCAGCTTCGTTGTTTGGCGATATCAACAAGCCGGATTCCCGCATCAACGTGCTGATTGGTTCAAAGAAATTTACTGAGGGCTGGAGCAGTTGGCGTGCCTCAAACATGACACTGATGAATGTGGGTAAGAGCGAAGGTGCTCAGATCATTCAGCTATTTGGTCGTGGAGTACGCCTTAAGGGATGGAGTGAAACTCTGAAGCGTTCGGCGGAAATCATTCCACAACTGCCCGAGGGGCAGGAACGCCCCAAGCACATAGGCATACTCGAAACACTGAATATCTTCGGGGTTAAAGCGGATTACATAGCCCAGTTCCGTAAGGAGCTCGAAGAAGAAGAGATTCCAATCAACGAAGGGCTGGAGGAGTACCGACTGCCACTGGTACATATCAAACCGCTACCCGGCAATCTCAGTGTGATCCGGTTGAAAGAGTCAATCGCCGGGCGCGCCTTGGGTGGCCAGGGCAGTGCATTTAGTCAGCTGGCCGAACAGGTGTTGTTGCTGCCACCAAAGATGCTCAAGTCTCAGGAAAAAGACTACTTTATCAATCCAGCTCGTATCACCCTGGATTGGTATCCGCAGGTTAAGAGCTTTGCTACCGACCGGCAGGGCCAACAGGAGGTTGGACGCCACTCAGGAAAACTGGGTGCGCTGCATATTGCGATGCTGGATATGGATAGGCTCTACTTCGATCTGCTCACCTTCAAACGAGACAAGCGCTGGGCGAGTCTGACCTTGAGTCGTGACTGGATTGTGGAGATCATCGCCGATCCCTCTTGGTACACCCTTTACGTACCGAAGGAAACACTCTTACCCGGTGCCTTGGATGGATTGAGAACCTGGTATGACATTACTCTGACTCTGCTGAAGAAATACACCGAAGCCTTCTATGCATGGCGCCGTAAACAGTGGGAGGCCGATAAACTTGAGTACCGTCCCCTTATCGGCGATAAGGAGGTTTTTCCTGGTGTCAGTGAAGAGACCCCGGACGGCAGCTATGTGCTAACTGTTGATCGTATTCGCCATGAAACCCTGATCAATCAGCTCGACAAGCTTAGAGGGGAGATACAGGCCGGTAACATTGCTAAATGGCGCGGGCAGAAACCGAGTGGCCTGGAGTTGCTATGGTGCGAACGCCATCTCTACCAACCTCTGTTGGCCCAACATGATAAAGAAGTAGAGGTAGCCCCTGTTCCCCTGAATAAAGGCGAGCAGCAACTCGTCGAGGATATGCAGAAGGCCATGGAAAATGCTGTATTCAAAGGCTTTGAGGCATATCTGCTACGCAACGAGAGCAGAGGTGACGGTGTTGGCTTCTTCCTGGAAGGTGGCTTTTACCCGGACTTCATTCTCTGGCTGATTCAGGGATCCAAGCAGAAAATCGTCTTTATCGATCCCAAAGGACTGCGCAACCATAAGCCCGAAGATCCTAAAGTTCAGTTCTACAAAACCATAAAAAGTATTGAGGCCGACCTTCACGCACAGGATTCAGCGAACAAGGATATCGAGCTACACGCTTTTCTGGTATCCAACACCATGGCATCCATGCTCGAAAGCCAGTGGTCTGGTGATGGACGCTCGGTCACCAAGCAGGATATGGAAGAGTGGAACATTCTGTTCCAGATTGATGATGCAGATGACTATGTTTTGAACATGGTGAAGCGCGTAATGTGA
- a CDS encoding type IV toxin-antitoxin system AbiEi family antitoxin domain-containing protein, whose translation MRKQPEEIFRSCGGQLRMSEAIEHGITRYMLYSLRDKGVIEQVSRGVYRLVELPPISNPDLVTVSLRFPRAVICLISALAYHDITTQVPHNVSVAFPRDSRLPSLDYPPILAHKFSEHAYQSGIEEHQIDGVPVKVYSPEKTLADCFKFRNKIGMDLVLETFKLYKSQKKFNLSELLKQAKICRVEKVMQPYLEAIL comes from the coding sequence ATGAGAAAACAGCCTGAAGAGATTTTTCGCTCATGCGGTGGCCAGCTCCGTATGAGCGAGGCTATCGAGCACGGAATCACGCGCTACATGCTCTATTCACTTAGAGACAAGGGAGTCATTGAGCAGGTTAGCAGAGGAGTCTACCGACTGGTGGAACTTCCGCCAATCAGTAACCCCGATCTGGTAACGGTGAGTCTTCGCTTCCCAAGGGCTGTCATCTGCCTTATTTCTGCTCTGGCTTACCACGATATTACGACGCAGGTACCGCATAATGTCTCCGTGGCATTCCCCAGGGACTCACGGCTGCCATCGCTTGATTACCCGCCAATTCTGGCACACAAGTTCTCTGAACACGCATACCAATCCGGTATTGAGGAGCACCAAATCGACGGGGTGCCCGTCAAGGTCTACAGCCCTGAGAAAACCCTCGCTGACTGTTTCAAATTCCGAAATAAAATCGGCATGGATTTGGTACTGGAGACCTTTAAGCTTTACAAGTCGCAAAAGAAATTTAACCTTAGCGAACTACTAAAACAGGCCAAGATTTGCCGGGTCGAAAAAGTGATGCAGCCTTACCTGGAAGCTATTCTATGA
- a CDS encoding DUF6516 family protein, which produces MNKDPGIDTLLDLHDQIIDQGGGYWIKIEAWRVEATQVIPHGVRYSLTLHEPYGKRILGYDNAHSAKPPKKFKFAGRILPYDHRHRHVSDKGVPYAFKDTYQLLSDFFAEVDRVLLEVRKR; this is translated from the coding sequence ATGAATAAAGATCCAGGGATAGACACCCTATTGGACCTACACGATCAGATTATCGACCAAGGTGGTGGATACTGGATCAAGATCGAGGCATGGCGGGTTGAGGCTACCCAGGTGATCCCACATGGTGTCCGCTATTCGCTAACTCTGCATGAACCATACGGTAAACGAATCTTAGGTTATGACAATGCACATTCAGCGAAGCCGCCAAAGAAATTCAAGTTTGCAGGGCGAATATTGCCTTATGACCACCGGCACCGCCATGTATCAGACAAGGGCGTACCTTATGCGTTCAAGGATACCTATCAACTTCTTTCGGACTTCTTCGCGGAAGTAGATCGCGTGCTGCTAGAGGTAAGAAAACGATGA
- a CDS encoding AAA family ATPase, whose amino-acid sequence MTIERIERISDYRIYRDFRWPSDLLDFSRYNLFYGWNGSGKTTLSSIFGSLQSRRSIFSSDIRLRIGCATLHGKDFETATSPPIRVFNRDTIDRTLFEDPHQELPPVYYLGEESAEKQREVVQLKAEVEITKEAIGSTERRATEQRRLREKFCTEQAANIKNMLTTSGGGPYNYYNKQLYKQDADKILNNQIPGFCLTAHEKKRCIDTKNGSPLDKVAPILLLEIDYQALIKQVESLLSRSIVSSVIDELNNSPVISSWVQAGLKLHTGDNETATCHFCKQEIPDNRISELEGHFSDQLSRFQSEIDQLIRKIEGYVKAIEQLALPAKSLFYPHLRKDYERNASNWIKARLSLVTFLKALVSALKKKRDEPFQQLDINEVIFSLTNASEDSGWIMKVLAGIFDVAQNAITLLGLQTITNINQLISGHNQYTDEFSNQVKKARSDLAMDMVARAISEYQDFKTTINQLEEEYSSKKDEISVKNSKIDDLERDIRQHRKAADELNEEMCAYLGRNELKFETSDNGYRITRNGEPAFHLSEGERTAISFMYFLKR is encoded by the coding sequence ATGACTATTGAGCGAATCGAAAGGATCTCTGATTATCGTATCTATCGCGATTTCAGATGGCCGAGCGACCTTCTGGATTTTTCCAGGTATAACCTTTTCTATGGTTGGAATGGGTCTGGAAAAACTACGTTGTCGAGTATCTTCGGTTCTTTACAGTCTCGTCGTTCGATTTTCTCTTCTGATATACGCCTGCGTATAGGCTGCGCTACTCTCCATGGAAAGGATTTTGAGACTGCGACCTCACCACCAATTCGAGTATTTAACAGAGATACTATCGACCGAACATTGTTCGAAGATCCTCACCAAGAATTGCCTCCCGTCTACTATCTCGGTGAAGAGAGTGCCGAAAAACAGCGTGAGGTGGTTCAACTAAAAGCAGAGGTTGAAATTACCAAGGAAGCTATTGGCTCAACGGAGAGACGAGCTACTGAGCAACGTAGGTTACGTGAAAAGTTTTGCACAGAGCAAGCCGCCAATATTAAGAACATGCTCACGACGTCAGGTGGTGGGCCGTACAACTATTATAATAAACAACTGTATAAACAAGATGCCGACAAAATACTGAATAATCAAATCCCAGGCTTCTGTCTTACTGCACATGAGAAAAAACGATGTATCGATACAAAAAATGGTTCACCTTTAGATAAAGTAGCCCCAATCTTATTGCTAGAGATTGATTACCAAGCACTGATCAAACAGGTTGAATCACTGCTAAGTCGCTCAATTGTATCTTCTGTTATTGATGAGTTGAATAATTCACCTGTGATTTCTTCTTGGGTGCAGGCAGGATTGAAACTGCACACAGGAGATAATGAAACAGCGACCTGCCATTTTTGTAAGCAAGAAATACCTGACAATAGAATCTCAGAGCTGGAAGGTCACTTCAGCGATCAGTTGAGCAGATTTCAAAGTGAAATCGACCAACTGATCAGAAAGATTGAAGGGTATGTCAAAGCAATCGAGCAACTCGCATTGCCAGCAAAAAGTCTGTTTTATCCTCATCTTCGCAAAGACTATGAGAGAAATGCTTCAAACTGGATTAAAGCCAGGCTCTCGTTGGTGACCTTTCTCAAGGCATTGGTCTCTGCGCTAAAAAAGAAGAGAGATGAGCCTTTTCAACAACTTGATATTAATGAGGTCATTTTCTCACTGACAAATGCTAGCGAAGATTCGGGCTGGATCATGAAAGTACTCGCAGGCATTTTTGATGTGGCCCAAAATGCTATAACGCTACTGGGGCTACAAACAATTACGAATATCAATCAGCTCATCTCTGGACACAATCAATACACTGATGAATTTTCTAACCAGGTAAAGAAGGCTCGATCTGATCTTGCAATGGACATGGTAGCCAGAGCTATTTCTGAGTACCAGGATTTCAAAACGACAATCAACCAACTAGAAGAAGAATACTCATCGAAAAAGGACGAGATATCTGTTAAGAATTCAAAAATTGATGATTTGGAACGAGATATTCGACAGCATCGAAAGGCTGCCGATGAATTGAACGAAGAAATGTGTGCCTATTTAGGCCGCAATGAACTGAAGTTTGAAACCTCTGATAACGGATATCGTATTACCAGGAATGGTGAACCCGCTTTTCACCTCAGTGAAGGCGAACGTACGGCAATATCCTTTATGTACTTCCTCAAACGCTGA
- a CDS encoding AAA family ATPase produces MTLEDEDFNLDEGVVVIDDPISSLDSNSMYSAFGFMKEKTRDAKQLFILTHSFSFFRLVRGWFLKMPHMMKETKPHLHPARLYLLECTAYGGERSASIANIDPLLRNYESEYHYLFKTIHTEANKPDAGGGLEDYYGLPNLGRRLLESFLTFKLPHFEAGKLEKKMNEISFDAAKKTRILRFLHVNSHNDQIGAPEHDISILSETQVILRDLLELIEVVDKEHFDGMLTLLPIAYEEDQEESAPAS; encoded by the coding sequence TTGACACTCGAGGACGAAGACTTTAACCTTGATGAAGGAGTTGTTGTCATAGATGATCCGATTTCAAGCTTGGATTCGAATTCTATGTACAGTGCCTTCGGGTTCATGAAGGAAAAGACTAGAGATGCCAAGCAGTTATTCATATTGACACATAGTTTTAGCTTCTTTCGACTGGTTAGGGGCTGGTTTCTGAAAATGCCTCATATGATGAAAGAAACCAAACCACATCTACATCCTGCAAGACTTTATTTGTTGGAATGTACCGCATATGGCGGCGAAAGATCTGCATCAATCGCTAATATTGATCCACTACTCCGAAACTACGAATCCGAGTATCACTACCTCTTCAAAACCATCCATACTGAGGCAAATAAACCTGATGCTGGTGGTGGCTTAGAAGATTACTATGGGCTACCAAATCTCGGGAGACGCTTACTCGAAAGTTTTCTGACCTTCAAGTTGCCACATTTTGAAGCAGGGAAGCTTGAAAAGAAAATGAACGAAATCTCCTTTGATGCCGCCAAGAAAACGAGAATCCTGCGCTTCTTACACGTCAACTCCCATAACGACCAGATTGGCGCTCCTGAGCACGATATCTCCATCCTCAGTGAAACCCAAGTTATTCTTAGGGATCTACTCGAATTGATTGAGGTGGTAGATAAGGAGCACTTCGATGGGATGCTCACTTTGCTGCCCATAGCTTATGAGGAAGATCAGGAAGAGAGTGCGCCTGCCTCGTAA
- a CDS encoding DNA methyltransferase: MNDHRIAYGEDETKVFQQKRMLHEVESNVCKSVFTDYSDGEKETTALFGRSGVFLAPKHTKFVQRFILQGAGQHDLILDCFGGSGSTGDAVISLNRDDDGARKYILAEMGAHFDTILKPRIMKTVFSRDWYKGKPKPDSNGKLNGISHCFKYLRLESYEDALANLKLNREKAQQDLLSSQSPEDQAAREAYLLNYMLDVETRGSDSLLNVSNFVDPTRYQLQVRNPTGDETKLVNVDLLETFNWLIGLTVEYIAATIHFDADLSQAEHGRWQASVKRSEDGLWWFRTVVGTTRKGQKVLVVWRNLPCVIDNEENGLVKDNAVLDAVLIDKLKIRLSESPDDEFDILYVNGDHNITIPKKRNGELLEARIKLIEEDFHRLMFSTEA, translated from the coding sequence ATGAACGACCATCGTATAGCATATGGTGAAGATGAAACAAAAGTGTTTCAACAAAAGCGAATGTTGCATGAAGTAGAGTCTAACGTTTGTAAGAGCGTTTTTACTGATTACTCTGACGGGGAAAAAGAAACTACTGCACTCTTTGGTCGCTCCGGTGTTTTCTTAGCACCCAAACACACCAAGTTCGTACAGCGCTTCATTCTTCAAGGAGCTGGCCAACATGATCTGATACTAGATTGCTTTGGTGGTTCGGGAAGCACGGGCGATGCAGTGATTAGCCTCAACCGAGATGATGACGGAGCAAGAAAATATATTCTCGCCGAAATGGGTGCGCACTTTGACACAATTCTAAAACCACGAATTATGAAAACCGTATTTTCCAGGGACTGGTACAAAGGGAAGCCTAAGCCAGATAGCAATGGCAAGCTGAACGGCATCTCCCACTGTTTTAAATACCTCCGCCTTGAAAGCTACGAAGACGCCCTGGCCAATCTAAAACTGAACCGTGAAAAGGCCCAGCAAGACCTGCTTAGCTCCCAAAGCCCGGAAGACCAAGCTGCCCGTGAAGCCTATCTTCTCAACTATATGCTGGATGTGGAGACCCGTGGTTCCGACTCGCTGCTGAACGTGTCGAACTTTGTTGACCCCACCCGTTACCAGCTCCAGGTTCGCAATCCCACCGGGGACGAGACCAAGCTGGTCAATGTGGACTTGCTGGAGACCTTCAACTGGCTGATTGGCCTGACGGTGGAGTATATCGCCGCAACGATACACTTCGACGCCGATCTCAGTCAGGCCGAACATGGCCGTTGGCAGGCCAGTGTGAAGCGTTCTGAGGATGGACTCTGGTGGTTCCGCACCGTGGTCGGTACGACTCGAAAGGGCCAGAAGGTCTTGGTCGTCTGGCGCAATCTGCCTTGTGTCATCGACAACGAAGAAAACGGTCTGGTGAAAGACAACGCCGTACTCGATGCGGTGCTCATCGACAAGCTCAAGATCCGCCTGAGCGAGAGCCCGGATGACGAGTTCGATATCCTCTACGTGAACGGCGACCACAACATCACCATTCCAAAGAAACGCAACGGTGAACTGCTGGAAGCGCGTATCAAGCTTATCGAAGAGGATTTTCATCGCCTCATGTTCAGCACCGAGGCTTGA
- a CDS encoding transcriptional regulator, with product MKTITIGIMPQEKIRNRILAIASGKHKPKRGEPKIWFTSMKSLAEVLSDENRALLKVMAEIHPESISALARASGRKPGNLSRTLKTMSRYGIVEMKREKNFVRPIAKATEFRIIAA from the coding sequence ATGAAGACCATCACGATTGGCATCATGCCGCAAGAAAAGATCCGTAATCGGATATTGGCCATTGCCAGTGGGAAACACAAACCAAAACGGGGTGAGCCCAAAATCTGGTTCACCTCAATGAAGTCGCTGGCAGAGGTCCTAAGCGATGAGAATCGCGCTCTTCTCAAAGTAATGGCTGAGATACATCCAGAGTCGATTTCGGCTTTAGCGAGAGCCAGCGGGCGGAAGCCGGGAAACCTATCCAGAACCCTCAAAACCATGTCACGATATGGCATCGTGGAGATGAAGCGAGAGAAGAATTTTGTCCGTCCGATCGCCAAGGCGACTGAGTTCCGTATCATCGCAGCATGA
- a CDS encoding glycerol kinase, translating into MDSIKYISTTKLSKQLAIPTKHLFGRLVDLGYVKRENDTWVLLQVGINAGGKYQESKKLGKYIVWPESIKLEKATAQGMLSATNLGGKFDLSARRINQILSEHGWIKKHLKGWLVTPLGQSVGGEQREDNKSGIPFVLWPSTVVENVSLKNTIKELKGDSKEAKEFPVDAPSANKASGFRDKFKPKLRTADGHFVRSRAEMLIDNWLYTSEIVHAYERRLPIEEEVYCDFYLPIGKVYIEFWGMESDPKYLARKNEKVAIYQQYGFSLIELNDKDISNLDDVLPRMLLKHGITTY; encoded by the coding sequence ATGGACAGCATTAAATACATATCAACAACAAAACTTTCAAAGCAACTCGCAATACCAACCAAACACCTATTTGGTCGCCTGGTAGATCTTGGCTACGTTAAGCGTGAAAATGATACTTGGGTATTGCTGCAGGTCGGTATTAATGCAGGGGGGAAGTACCAGGAGAGTAAAAAGCTTGGCAAATATATTGTATGGCCGGAATCTATAAAGCTTGAAAAAGCAACGGCTCAAGGAATGTTAAGTGCTACCAACCTTGGCGGGAAGTTTGATTTGTCAGCTCGGCGAATCAACCAAATACTCTCAGAGCATGGCTGGATAAAAAAGCACTTAAAGGGATGGCTAGTCACTCCCTTGGGCCAGAGTGTGGGAGGTGAGCAGAGGGAAGATAATAAGTCAGGTATACCTTTCGTTCTTTGGCCGTCTACAGTAGTAGAAAATGTCTCGTTGAAGAACACCATTAAGGAGTTGAAAGGTGACTCCAAAGAGGCCAAGGAATTCCCTGTTGATGCACCTTCCGCCAATAAGGCCTCAGGTTTTCGTGATAAGTTTAAACCTAAACTCCGCACTGCTGACGGGCACTTTGTACGTTCCCGTGCTGAAATGTTGATCGATAACTGGCTCTATACCTCTGAAATTGTTCATGCCTATGAGCGACGTTTGCCCATCGAAGAGGAGGTCTACTGTGACTTTTACCTACCCATTGGCAAGGTCTATATCGAATTTTGGGGTATGGAGAGCGATCCGAAGTATCTGGCCAGAAAGAATGAGAAAGTAGCCATTTACCAACAATATGGCTTTAGTCTGATTGAGTTGAATGACAAGGATATAAGTAATCTGGATGATGTGCTTCCACGTATGTTGTTGAAGCATGGCATTACGACTTATTGA